The following proteins are co-located in the Spinactinospora alkalitolerans genome:
- a CDS encoding sensor histidine kinase: MQSTPAVMVATEAAAARPWRERSVSVLHLLTSLVLSLLYLVPVLLLTSIVNGVSWTLVLMLQERAVLLDTLVTVLSVAILLPLTTLLARLACRIQRSRLEGVFGIVEAGVPPSAPEGGRTVRTARHLFGRDAWGAVFYSTAAGFSSLFTGGLVLVLIGVGGAALGVLIGAGATLVNGTFATLVTDTNVLQPLLLLVVFGPAAAVAGFWAAPLLVRADVALAQRLLFDSPRVQAHRRIIELHDSRLRMVDAAEAERRRIERDLHDGAQQRLLAVTMTLTRARSKFDRDPEQARTLLEEAQAESKAVMAELREVARGLHPRVLTDHGLEAALPVAAGRCPLPVRVEVELAERPSSRAEGVAYYVACEALTNVTKHAGAETATVRAERIGRRRGDLLRLTVTDDGKGGAEPDAGTGLYGLWDRINAVDGTLTLHSPSGEGTVLTADIPWRA, translated from the coding sequence ATGCAGAGCACCCCGGCCGTCATGGTCGCGACCGAGGCGGCGGCCGCACGGCCGTGGCGCGAGCGGTCGGTATCGGTGCTGCACCTGCTCACCTCGCTGGTGCTGTCGCTGCTCTACCTGGTTCCGGTCCTGCTGCTGACCTCCATCGTCAACGGGGTCTCCTGGACGCTGGTGTTGATGCTGCAGGAGAGGGCCGTCCTCCTGGACACGCTCGTGACCGTCCTCTCGGTCGCCATATTGCTGCCGCTCACCACCCTGCTGGCCCGGTTGGCCTGCCGGATCCAGCGCAGCCGGCTGGAGGGCGTCTTCGGCATCGTCGAGGCCGGAGTCCCTCCGTCCGCGCCCGAGGGCGGCCGAACGGTCCGGACGGCGCGCCACCTCTTCGGGCGGGACGCCTGGGGCGCGGTGTTCTACAGCACCGCCGCCGGATTCAGCAGCCTGTTCACCGGGGGCCTGGTCCTCGTCCTGATCGGGGTCGGCGGCGCGGCGCTCGGCGTCCTCATCGGGGCCGGGGCCACCCTGGTCAACGGCACATTCGCCACCCTGGTCACCGACACGAACGTGCTTCAGCCGCTGCTGCTGCTGGTCGTCTTCGGACCGGCGGCCGCTGTCGCCGGGTTCTGGGCGGCCCCGCTGCTGGTGCGCGCCGACGTGGCGCTCGCCCAGCGGCTGCTGTTCGACTCGCCCCGGGTGCAGGCGCACCGCCGCATCATCGAACTGCACGACAGCCGGCTGCGGATGGTCGACGCCGCCGAGGCCGAGCGCCGCCGGATCGAGCGAGACCTGCACGACGGGGCCCAGCAGCGGCTGCTGGCCGTGACCATGACGCTGACCCGGGCGCGGTCGAAGTTCGACCGCGACCCAGAGCAGGCCCGCACGCTGCTGGAGGAGGCCCAGGCCGAGTCCAAGGCGGTGATGGCCGAGCTGCGCGAGGTCGCGCGCGGCCTGCACCCGCGCGTCCTCACCGACCACGGCCTGGAGGCGGCCCTCCCTGTGGCCGCCGGCCGGTGCCCGCTGCCGGTGCGGGTCGAGGTGGAACTGGCCGAGCGCCCCTCCTCCCGGGCCGAGGGCGTCGCCTACTACGTCGCCTGCGAGGCGCTCACCAACGTCACCAAGCACGCCGGGGCCGAGACCGCCACGGTGCGCGCCGAGCGCATCGGGCGGCGCCGCGGCGACCTGCTGCGGCTCACCGTCACCGACGACGGCAAGGGCGGGGCCGAACCCGACGCCGGGACCGGACTGTACGGCCTGTGGGACCGGATCAACGCGGTCGACGGCACGCTCACCCTGCACAGCCCATCGGGTGAGGGCACCGTCCTCACCGCCGACATCCCCTGGAGGGCCTGA
- a CDS encoding response regulator transcription factor, whose protein sequence is MRVIIAEDSVLLRSGMAKLLQDEGIEIVAQVGDADGLLEAIAEHGDVDLCLVDIRMPPTYSEEGMHAAIRIRREHPGVAVLLLSQHVVGRYAAELLGGGSSKVGYLLKDRVADIDEFLVTLRRIADGGAAIDPEVVAQLLSGSRDSALDRLSPRESEVLAAMAEGLNNAGIAARLFVTERAVEKHIRAIFTKLDLGHDDHDHRRVLAVLQYLRSSVPHGATP, encoded by the coding sequence ATGCGCGTCATCATCGCGGAGGACTCGGTGCTGCTGCGCAGCGGCATGGCCAAACTCCTGCAGGACGAGGGCATCGAGATCGTCGCCCAGGTCGGCGACGCCGACGGCCTGCTCGAGGCGATCGCCGAGCACGGCGACGTGGACCTGTGCCTGGTCGACATCCGGATGCCGCCCACCTACTCGGAGGAGGGGATGCACGCGGCGATCCGGATCCGCCGCGAGCACCCCGGCGTCGCGGTCCTGCTGCTGTCCCAGCACGTCGTCGGCCGCTACGCCGCCGAGCTGCTGGGCGGCGGCTCCAGCAAGGTCGGCTACCTGCTCAAGGACCGGGTCGCCGACATCGACGAGTTCCTGGTGACCCTGCGCCGCATCGCCGACGGCGGCGCGGCGATCGACCCGGAGGTGGTGGCGCAGTTGCTGAGCGGAAGCCGCGACAGCGCGCTCGACCGGCTCAGCCCGCGCGAGAGCGAGGTGCTGGCGGCCATGGCCGAGGGGCTGAACAACGCCGGCATCGCGGCACGGCTGTTCGTCACCGAGCGCGCCGTCGAAAAGCACATCCGGGCGATCTTCACAAAGCTCGACCTGGGCCACGACGACCACGACCACCGGCGGGTGCTGGCGGTCCTGCAGTACCTGCGCAGCAGTGTCCCGCACGGGGCGACCCCCTGA
- a CDS encoding DUF4097 family beta strand repeat-containing protein produces the protein MTFTGRGLYASSSKVPRKRRFGWLFIGALVAVLALGYGMFSVLGGLPTAQGERSDEYERPARVVVENGTAGDVNVHGVDGGEVRVERELHGSLITDPSEAIRGNGEALRVEAECEGAFLFFGNCAVDYEIGVPEGTEVAVRTSTGDIEVSSVRGDVAAASLTGDIALDNVEGNLDLDGQTGDISAHGSGDRAEARTTTGEINLEDFAATEVDAESTTGSVNLEGGFSEAAVRTTTGEIHIETADAFERITADSTTGQIGIRVPENEEYHVTGDSTTGERDIDVPTDSGAATRIDATTTTGAVNIRPD, from the coding sequence ATGACATTCACCGGCAGGGGCCTCTACGCCTCTTCGAGCAAGGTCCCGCGCAAGCGCCGCTTCGGCTGGCTGTTCATCGGCGCGCTCGTCGCCGTGCTGGCGCTGGGCTACGGCATGTTCAGTGTGCTGGGCGGGCTCCCGACCGCCCAGGGCGAGCGCAGCGACGAGTACGAGAGGCCCGCCCGGGTCGTCGTCGAGAACGGCACGGCGGGGGACGTCAACGTCCACGGCGTCGACGGCGGCGAGGTCAGGGTCGAGCGCGAGCTGCACGGCTCGCTGATCACCGACCCCTCCGAGGCGATCAGGGGGAACGGGGAGGCGCTGCGGGTCGAGGCCGAGTGCGAGGGCGCGTTCCTCTTCTTCGGCAACTGCGCCGTCGACTACGAGATCGGCGTTCCGGAGGGCACCGAGGTCGCCGTCAGGACCTCGACCGGTGACATCGAGGTCTCCTCGGTGCGGGGCGACGTGGCGGCGGCCAGCCTCACCGGCGACATCGCGCTCGACAACGTCGAGGGGAACCTGGACCTGGACGGCCAGACCGGGGACATCAGCGCCCACGGATCCGGCGACAGGGCCGAGGCCAGGACGACCACCGGCGAGATCAACCTGGAGGACTTCGCCGCCACCGAGGTCGACGCCGAGTCCACCACCGGATCGGTCAACCTGGAGGGCGGTTTCAGCGAGGCCGCCGTCAGGACCACCACGGGCGAGATCCACATCGAGACCGCCGACGCGTTCGAGCGGATCACCGCCGACAGCACCACGGGCCAGATCGGCATCCGGGTCCCTGAGAACGAGGAGTACCACGTCACCGGCGACTCCACGACGGGTGAGCGCGACATCGACGTCCCGACGGACTCCGGCGCCGCCACCCGCATCGACGCGACCACGACCACCGGCGCGGTCAACATCCGGCCGGACTAG
- a CDS encoding ABC transporter substrate-binding protein, translating to MSVLRQEPAAADRARRTSVARPHLLLALVAAGLLAVPACATGGDPGAASADGGATRAVRTDKGEVEIPAEPRRVLSLNASLTGDLLSLGAPVAATSTGMSGGVRYDADGFPVHWRGAAQEAGVEILSDSAEISLEAVAAADPDLIVAGGVGRPMAAAEELHDRLGEIAPTVFLDSSDNDWQEQLTALGGVLGAEDRAEELIDGYEERVTEVTAAATLPEQPTSVALDAETVQTLHDGAPGVRLLTDFGFEPAPLPEDAVPDAPTKDWIEVSEEEISEVFTGESLLLYEGRATTPLSELAADSLWSRLPSFENGRAHGIPVEARRPDYLAAMYTADWVEEEFGPRP from the coding sequence ATGTCTGTGCTCCGCCAGGAACCCGCGGCCGCGGACCGCGCCCGCCGAACCTCCGTGGCCCGGCCACATCTCCTCCTCGCCCTCGTAGCGGCCGGCCTGCTGGCCGTCCCGGCCTGCGCGACCGGCGGCGACCCCGGTGCCGCCTCGGCCGACGGCGGCGCCACGCGCGCGGTGCGGACCGACAAAGGGGAGGTGGAGATCCCCGCCGAGCCGCGGCGCGTCCTGTCCCTGAACGCGAGCCTCACCGGTGACCTGCTGTCCCTGGGGGCGCCCGTGGCCGCCACGTCCACCGGCATGAGCGGGGGCGTGCGCTACGACGCCGACGGCTTCCCGGTCCACTGGAGGGGCGCCGCCCAGGAGGCCGGGGTGGAGATCCTCTCCGACTCGGCGGAGATCTCCCTGGAGGCGGTCGCGGCGGCCGACCCCGACCTGATCGTCGCCGGCGGCGTCGGCCGGCCGATGGCTGCGGCCGAGGAGCTCCACGACCGGCTCGGCGAGATCGCGCCGACGGTGTTCCTCGACTCCTCCGACAACGACTGGCAGGAGCAGCTCACCGCGCTCGGCGGGGTCCTCGGTGCCGAGGACCGCGCGGAGGAGCTGATCGACGGCTACGAGGAGCGCGTCACCGAGGTCACCGCCGCCGCGACCCTGCCGGAGCAGCCGACCAGCGTCGCCCTGGACGCCGAGACCGTCCAGACCCTGCACGACGGCGCCCCCGGCGTGCGGCTGCTCACCGACTTCGGGTTCGAACCGGCCCCGCTGCCCGAGGACGCCGTCCCGGACGCGCCCACCAAGGACTGGATCGAGGTCAGCGAGGAGGAGATCTCCGAGGTGTTCACCGGCGAGTCCCTGCTCCTCTACGAGGGGCGGGCCACGACTCCGCTCTCCGAACTGGCGGCCGACTCCCTGTGGAGCAGACTGCCCTCCTTCGAGAACGGCAGGGCCCACGGCATCCCGGTCGAGGCGCGCCGCCCCGACTACCTGGCCGCCATGTACACGGCCGACTGGGTGGAGGAGGAGTTCGGCCCGCGGCCCTGA
- a CDS encoding M50 family metallopeptidase yields MEATSFAEVWQDVFLTQPAPPQWLIIATGVVALVAVLVRGPWRIARNVVTIAHEGGHALIAMLSGRQLTGIRLHSDTSGVTVSRGRPEGIGMIFTVAAGYITPSLVGLAGILLLLGDRITALLWISILLLAAMLLLIRNVYGVVSVVGTGALVFLVSWFTPAEVQAVFAYAFTWFMLFAGVRPVFELQAQRSRQPSPHSDADQLDRLTGVPGTAWVFFFGLVNLAVLALGVWLLMF; encoded by the coding sequence ATGGAAGCAACATCGTTCGCGGAGGTCTGGCAGGACGTCTTCCTCACCCAGCCGGCCCCGCCGCAGTGGCTGATCATCGCCACCGGCGTGGTCGCGCTCGTGGCGGTGCTCGTGCGCGGGCCCTGGCGGATCGCCCGCAACGTGGTGACGATCGCGCACGAGGGCGGGCACGCCCTGATCGCGATGCTCAGCGGGCGCCAGCTCACCGGCATCAGACTGCACTCCGACACCTCCGGCGTCACCGTCTCGCGCGGGCGGCCGGAGGGCATCGGCATGATCTTCACGGTCGCCGCCGGCTACATCACGCCGTCGCTGGTCGGCCTGGCCGGGATCCTGCTGCTGCTCGGCGACCGCATCACCGCGCTGCTGTGGATCAGCATCCTGCTGCTGGCCGCGATGCTGCTGCTCATCCGCAACGTCTACGGCGTCGTCTCGGTGGTCGGCACCGGCGCACTGGTCTTCCTGGTCTCCTGGTTCACCCCGGCCGAGGTCCAGGCGGTGTTCGCCTACGCGTTCACCTGGTTCATGCTCTTCGCCGGAGTGCGGCCGGTGTTCGAACTCCAGGCCCAGCGCTCCCGGCAGCCCTCGCCGCACTCCGACGCCGACCAGCTCGACCGGCTCACGGGCGTCCCCGGCACCGCCTGGGTGTTCTTCTTCGGTCTGGTGAACCTCGCCGTGCTGGCGCTGGGCGTGTGGCTGCTGATGTTCTAG
- a CDS encoding STAS domain-containing protein yields MPALQITIRNHDDGTVIVLDGEIDIATEDEFHRAVLDAMSAEQHGRVVLDCTRLSFIDSSGLRVLIQCHKAGKEHDSRVFIAAASERVTQILHVTAIDTRIPVYPTVESALAAPVETSRQR; encoded by the coding sequence ATGCCCGCGCTGCAGATCACCATCCGCAACCACGACGACGGCACCGTTATCGTGCTCGACGGAGAGATCGACATCGCCACCGAGGACGAGTTCCACCGGGCCGTGCTCGACGCCATGAGCGCCGAGCAGCACGGGCGCGTCGTCCTGGACTGCACCCGGCTGTCGTTCATCGACTCCAGCGGCCTGCGGGTGCTCATCCAGTGCCACAAGGCCGGCAAGGAGCACGACAGCCGCGTCTTCATCGCGGCCGCCTCCGAGCGCGTGACGCAGATCCTGCACGTCACGGCCATCGACACCCGTATCCCCGTGTACCCGACCGTGGAGTCGGCGCTGGCCGCTCCGGTGGAGACCTCCAGGCAGCGCTGA
- a CDS encoding TetR/AcrR family transcriptional regulator — MAARVFNERGYDGTSMEDLARALGVTKSAIYHHVAGKEELLRQSLDRALDALFAVTGETGATTGPAIDRLEHVLRGSVRVLVDELPHVTLLLRVRGNTDVERRALQRRREFDHFVGGLVREGVAAGDIRPDVDPALTGRLLFGMVNSIVEWYRPGRGLDGAELADALAAVAFGGLRTTPPTGGSRPRP, encoded by the coding sequence GTGGCCGCGCGGGTGTTCAACGAGCGCGGATACGACGGCACCAGCATGGAGGACCTCGCGCGCGCCCTCGGCGTGACGAAGTCGGCCATCTACCACCACGTCGCGGGCAAGGAGGAGCTGCTCCGCCAGTCGCTGGACCGCGCGCTGGACGCGCTGTTCGCCGTCACCGGGGAGACCGGGGCGACGACCGGCCCGGCGATCGACCGCCTGGAGCACGTGCTGCGCGGCAGCGTGCGCGTGCTCGTCGACGAACTGCCGCACGTGACGCTGCTGCTGCGGGTGCGCGGCAACACCGACGTGGAGCGGCGCGCGCTGCAGCGGCGGCGCGAGTTCGACCACTTCGTCGGCGGCCTGGTGCGCGAGGGCGTGGCGGCCGGCGACATCCGCCCCGACGTCGATCCCGCGCTGACCGGCCGGCTGCTGTTCGGCATGGTCAACTCGATCGTGGAGTGGTACCGCCCCGGCCGCGGCCTGGACGGCGCCGAACTCGCCGACGCCCTGGCCGCGGTCGCCTTCGGCGGCCTGCGGACCACCCCGCCCACTGGAGGGTCGCGGCCTCGGCCATAG
- the paaK gene encoding phenylacetate--CoA ligase PaaK has protein sequence MTQQISPGTPRLPRRLGTAPDPAGLDPMERASRAVLEEHQLRRLRWTLRHAYDNQPFYRRKCDAAGVRPEDCRELADIARFPFTTKQDLRDAYPFDAFAVPMDRVLRVHASSGTTGRATVVGYTKGDLDVWADLVARCIRASGGRPGERVHVAYGYGLFTGGLGAHYGAERLGCTVIPVSGGQTARQVQLIRDLRPDTIMVTPSYLLTIADEFRRQGADPRGTSLRTAVLGAEPWTEDMRTEIEETFGLHAVDIYGLSEVMGPGVANECVESKDGLHVFEDHFLPEIVDPITDDSVADGGEGELVFTSLTKEALPIVRYRTRDLSRLLPGTARPAFRRMAKVTGRSDDMIILRGVNLFPTQVEEQVLRIPALAPHFQLVLRRPARMDEMTVRVEHRPGAAAADIGTAGARLDEAVKEHLGVSAAVEVVAPDTLERSVGKVRRIVDERPR, from the coding sequence TTGACCCAGCAGATCTCGCCCGGCACGCCGCGGCTCCCGCGCCGCCTGGGAACCGCCCCCGACCCGGCCGGCCTGGACCCGATGGAGCGGGCGTCGCGGGCGGTTCTCGAGGAGCACCAGCTCCGGCGGCTCCGGTGGACCCTGCGGCACGCCTACGACAACCAGCCCTTCTACCGGCGCAAGTGCGACGCGGCGGGGGTGCGCCCCGAGGACTGCCGCGAACTCGCCGACATCGCGCGGTTCCCCTTCACCACCAAGCAGGACCTGCGCGACGCCTACCCCTTCGACGCGTTCGCGGTGCCGATGGACCGCGTCCTGCGGGTGCACGCCTCCAGCGGCACCACCGGCCGCGCCACCGTCGTCGGCTACACCAAGGGCGACCTCGACGTCTGGGCCGACCTGGTGGCCCGCTGCATCCGCGCCTCCGGCGGCCGCCCGGGCGAGAGGGTGCACGTGGCCTACGGCTACGGGCTGTTCACCGGCGGCCTGGGCGCGCACTACGGCGCCGAGCGGCTGGGCTGCACCGTGATCCCGGTCTCCGGCGGGCAGACGGCCCGGCAGGTCCAGCTCATCCGGGACCTCCGCCCCGACACGATCATGGTGACGCCGTCCTACCTGCTCACCATCGCCGACGAGTTCCGCCGCCAGGGCGCGGACCCGCGCGGCACGTCGCTGCGCACCGCGGTGCTCGGGGCCGAGCCCTGGACCGAGGACATGCGCACCGAGATCGAGGAGACGTTCGGCCTGCACGCGGTCGACATCTACGGGCTGTCGGAGGTCATGGGCCCGGGCGTGGCCAACGAGTGCGTGGAGAGCAAGGACGGGCTGCACGTCTTCGAGGACCACTTCCTGCCCGAGATCGTCGACCCGATCACCGACGACTCCGTCGCCGACGGCGGGGAGGGCGAGCTGGTGTTCACCTCGCTGACCAAGGAGGCGCTGCCGATCGTGCGCTACCGCACCCGCGACCTGTCGCGGCTGCTGCCGGGCACCGCGCGCCCGGCGTTTCGGCGCATGGCCAAGGTGACCGGACGCAGCGACGACATGATCATCCTGCGCGGGGTGAACCTGTTCCCGACCCAGGTCGAGGAGCAGGTGCTGCGCATTCCCGCGCTGGCCCCGCACTTCCAACTGGTGCTGCGCCGTCCGGCCCGCATGGACGAGATGACGGTGCGGGTGGAGCACCGCCCCGGCGCCGCGGCCGCCGACATCGGCACCGCCGGGGCGCGACTGGACGAGGCGGTCAAGGAGCACCTCGGGGTGAGCGCGGCCGTGGAGGTGGTGGCGCCCGACACGCTGGAGCGCTCCGTCGGCAAGGTCCGGCGCATCGTCGACGAGCGGCCGAGGTAG
- the paaI gene encoding hydroxyphenylacetyl-CoA thioesterase PaaI, which translates to MSENGSAAGPAAAAAPDGAQRTAEASVAAMMAADAASNALGIEVTGVAPGCARASMRVTDRMVNGHGMCHGGYVFLLADTAFAAACNTYDVVTVAAGADIAFVSSARPGDVLLATGTERTRYGRSGVYDITVTRADGDVVAEFRGRSRALPGHVKGAQR; encoded by the coding sequence GTGTCGGAGAACGGGTCCGCGGCCGGACCTGCGGCGGCTGCGGCGCCGGACGGCGCGCAGCGCACGGCCGAGGCGTCGGTGGCGGCGATGATGGCGGCCGACGCGGCCTCCAACGCGCTGGGGATCGAGGTCACCGGTGTCGCACCGGGGTGCGCGCGGGCGAGCATGCGCGTCACCGACCGGATGGTCAACGGCCACGGCATGTGCCACGGCGGTTACGTCTTCCTGCTCGCCGACACCGCGTTCGCCGCTGCCTGCAACACCTACGACGTGGTCACCGTCGCCGCCGGCGCCGACATCGCGTTCGTCTCCAGCGCCCGTCCGGGCGACGTCCTCCTCGCCACAGGGACCGAGCGGACCCGCTACGGCCGCAGCGGCGTCTACGACATCACGGTCACCCGCGCCGACGGCGACGTCGTGGCGGAGTTCCGCGGCCGCAGCCGCGCCCTCCCGGGCCACGTGAAAGGTGCACAGCGTTGA
- the paaN gene encoding phenylacetic acid degradation protein PaaN, producing MESGLVGQATTEPAEFFTRHRQTLEQAVAATHGRHFWTPYPESPSPKVYGEDAAAAGLAAFEGHLGTDFPLDQPGADDRIVTERSPYGIALGVGYPHAGADALVAAARAALPSWRDAGVRTRAGVCLEILHRLNRRSFEMAHAVQHTSGQAFVMAFQAGGPQAQDRGLEAVAYGYDMIARYAESVRWEKPQRKGEPLAMDKRFHAVPRGVALVIACNTFPTWNTYPGLFASLVTGNPVIVKPHPRAVLPLAITVAVAREVLAEAGLDPDTVLLAAERPEERLAAALATRPEVRIVDFTGSTEFGEWLEANAPQAFVNTEKAGVNAVVVDSTDHYGQMLGNLAFSLSLYSGQMCTTPQNIYLPRAGIDTDEGHKSADQVGADLAAAVGKLLGDAARATGVLGAIANDGVLRRIDEAAGLGDVLLESTEVAHPDFAEAVVRTPTIVGLGAERRDVFGREHFGPISFVVTTDDTEHSLRLVRETIAERGALTASVYSTDEAVLDAAERAACEAGVNISANLTGQVFVNQSAAFSDYHGTGANPAATASLTDPAFVAGRFNFVQSRRHA from the coding sequence TTGGAGAGTGGACTCGTGGGCCAGGCGACGACAGAACCGGCGGAGTTCTTCACGCGGCACCGGCAGACCCTGGAGCAGGCGGTCGCCGCCACGCACGGTCGGCACTTCTGGACCCCGTACCCGGAGTCCCCCAGCCCGAAGGTCTACGGCGAGGACGCGGCCGCGGCGGGGCTGGCGGCGTTCGAGGGCCACCTCGGCACCGACTTCCCCCTCGACCAGCCGGGAGCCGACGACCGCATCGTCACCGAGCGCTCCCCCTACGGCATCGCGCTGGGCGTGGGCTACCCGCACGCCGGCGCCGACGCCCTGGTCGCCGCGGCCCGCGCCGCGCTGCCGTCGTGGCGCGACGCCGGCGTGCGGACCCGCGCCGGGGTGTGCCTGGAGATCCTGCACCGCCTCAACCGGCGCAGCTTCGAGATGGCGCACGCCGTGCAGCACACCAGCGGGCAGGCGTTCGTGATGGCGTTCCAGGCCGGCGGGCCGCAGGCGCAGGACCGCGGGCTGGAGGCGGTCGCCTACGGCTACGACATGATCGCCCGGTACGCCGAATCGGTGCGCTGGGAGAAGCCGCAGCGCAAGGGCGAACCGCTGGCCATGGACAAGCGCTTCCACGCGGTGCCGCGCGGCGTCGCGCTGGTGATCGCCTGCAACACCTTCCCCACCTGGAACACCTACCCCGGCCTGTTCGCCAGCCTGGTCACCGGCAACCCGGTCATCGTCAAACCGCACCCGCGCGCCGTCCTGCCGCTGGCCATCACCGTCGCCGTGGCGCGCGAGGTCCTGGCCGAGGCCGGGCTCGACCCCGACACCGTGCTCCTGGCCGCCGAACGGCCCGAGGAGCGGCTGGCCGCGGCGCTGGCCACCCGGCCCGAAGTGCGGATCGTGGACTTCACCGGCTCCACCGAGTTCGGCGAATGGCTGGAGGCCAACGCGCCCCAGGCGTTCGTCAACACCGAGAAGGCCGGGGTCAACGCCGTCGTCGTGGACTCCACCGACCACTACGGGCAGATGCTGGGCAACCTCGCGTTCTCGCTGTCGCTGTACAGCGGGCAGATGTGCACCACGCCGCAGAACATCTACCTGCCGCGCGCCGGGATCGACACCGACGAGGGGCACAAGAGCGCCGACCAGGTGGGCGCCGATCTCGCCGCGGCCGTGGGGAAGCTGCTGGGCGACGCGGCCCGCGCCACCGGGGTGCTCGGCGCGATCGCCAACGACGGGGTGCTGCGGCGCATCGACGAGGCGGCCGGGCTCGGCGACGTGCTGCTGGAGTCCACGGAGGTCGCGCACCCCGACTTCGCCGAGGCGGTCGTGCGCACGCCCACCATCGTCGGGCTCGGCGCCGAGCGCCGCGACGTGTTCGGGCGGGAGCACTTCGGCCCGATCTCGTTCGTGGTGACCACCGACGACACCGAGCACTCGCTACGCCTGGTCCGGGAGACGATCGCGGAGCGGGGCGCGCTCACGGCCTCGGTGTACTCCACCGACGAGGCCGTCCTGGACGCGGCCGAGCGGGCGGCGTGCGAGGCCGGCGTCAACATCTCGGCGAACCTGACCGGCCAGGTGTTCGTCAACCAGTCGGCCGCCTTCAGCGACTACCACGGCACCGGGGCCAACCCGGCCGCCACCGCCTCGCTCACCGACCCGGCCTTCGTCGCCGGCCGCTTCAACTTCGTCCAGTCGCGCCGGCACGCCTGA
- a CDS encoding DUF6069 family protein — translation MSGYGEWRRINVAKLWSGGLATAVVAGLIVLVGALVMRGVMGVAAPAPEEAGSFGAAGIGLSAVAAAIAALAATGLLHLLLLSAPRPLTFFGWIIGLAVAVATFSPFIQDAAVPSQVATAAINLVTGAAIAMLLASVGAGALPRHLERPRREDGSLPGTGYSAGHYDALHAYPRRDYDGRHRGRDPEEGTHPYLD, via the coding sequence ATGAGCGGATATGGGGAGTGGCGGCGGATCAACGTCGCCAAGCTGTGGTCCGGAGGACTGGCCACGGCGGTGGTCGCGGGACTGATCGTCCTGGTCGGCGCGCTCGTCATGCGGGGCGTCATGGGCGTGGCGGCGCCGGCGCCCGAGGAGGCCGGGAGTTTCGGGGCCGCCGGAATCGGTCTCTCCGCGGTGGCCGCGGCGATCGCGGCGCTGGCCGCCACCGGGCTGCTGCACCTGCTGCTGCTGAGCGCACCGCGGCCGCTGACCTTCTTCGGCTGGATCATCGGCCTGGCGGTCGCCGTCGCGACGTTCAGCCCGTTCATCCAGGACGCCGCGGTGCCGAGCCAGGTGGCGACGGCGGCGATCAACCTGGTCACCGGCGCCGCGATCGCCATGCTGCTCGCGAGCGTCGGCGCCGGCGCGCTGCCGCGGCACCTGGAGCGGCCCAGGCGCGAGGACGGCTCCCTGCCGGGCACCGGCTACTCCGCCGGGCACTACGACGCGCTGCACGCCTACCCGCGCCGGGACTACGACGGCCGGCACCGCGGCCGCGACCCCGAGGAGGGGACGCACCCCTACCTCGACTGA